The following nucleotide sequence is from Cyanobium sp. AMD-g.
CTTCCAGAGCGCATTCGCCACTTCCGTGAGCATCAGCTCGGGAGCCAGCACCAGCGGCGCCTGCCCGAGCTGCTCCGCCCAGTCGTTCGCCATCGGGTCATGCGTGATCAGTCGCAGCACCGCCGAAGCATCGAGCACCAGCGCCGGTGTCATCAGCGCTCGCGGTCGCTGCGGATCAGGGATTCCGGCGACTCCTCCCACTGCAGTGCAGGTCGCTGCTGCCAGCGCTGGGCGATCCTCTCCAGCGCCAGCTGGCGCCGCTGCCTCGGGTCCCCGCCAACAATCGCCTCCAGATCAGCCAGGGCCTGCTGACTCAGGCTGCGCTTCTGGGCGCTGGCCCGGCGCTGCAACAGGCTGTGCAGGGGATCCGGCAGGTCGCGGATCTGCAGGGAAGGCATGGCAGGCTCCGGCCTTGAAGGAGTTTACTTGGAATGCATGCGGATGGCATGCTGCGGCAGCTTGAGCTCCTCTCTCAACCCCCCGCCCCCATTCGCGCCTCGGTCTCGATCCGCTGGGTGCCGCCACCTGAGGGCTCGAACTCCTGCCGCAGCTGCAGGTGCAGCAACCCATCCGGCTCCGTCGCGGCCCCCAGGCCGGGAACGGCGAGCCCGTCCAGCAGCACACGGTTCTGGGCCGCTCCGGCGCTCGGTTCGCCGTGCAGCCCGAAGGCCGGGCCGCAGCGCATCAGCACCCGGCCCCGCCAGATGGCGCTTGGGGCACTGCCCACCGTGTAGGTGATCGGGCCGCCCGGCGTCTGCAGCTGCAGCACCGGATCGCGGCCGCCCAGGCCGCAGGCGGCCCCGGTTGCCTGGGCGAGGTCGACCCGTTGGGCCCGCAGCAGATCGCCCCGCAGCAGGGCCAGCACCCGCTTCTGCTGGCCCCGCTCCCGCAGCTGGCGCACAATCCGCTCCACCTGCCGGCCATCCGCCACCAGCGCCTGCAGCACCACCCCCCACACCAGCAACCCGAGGCAGGCCGCCAGCAGCAGCTCCACCAGCGAAAACCCCGCCCCTGCCCGCCGGGGAACGGTCTTGAACGGCAACAACGCCATGGCACAACTCCAAGGAAAGGGCGGCTCAGGACGACGGATCCGGCAGGCAGCCGCCCGGCCCCTGCCGTCCCAGGCGGGTGATCCCCAGGGGCAGGGCCACCACCACGCAGCGCACCAGGTCGGTGCCCTCGGTGCGCAGCAGCACGGTGCCGCCGTCGAGGATCAGCCCGTTGCTGGTGAAGCGCACCGCGGCCGGCAGGTTGTGGCTGAGGCTCACCGCCGGCCCGCCGCCCAGGCCCTCGCCGAGATCCAGCGCGGCCCCTTCGCAGGGCGGCAGGCTGCTGCCCTGGGGTTCCTGCCAGCCGCTGGCCTCCAGGCTCAAGGCGCAGGGCTGGCCCAGGCGCAGGGCGGCATCGCGTCCGCGCTCGAGCCCCAGCATCACCCGGCGGCTGGCCCCCTCCAGCCGGGCGGTGGCCAGCTCCGTGCTGGCGGAGGCCAGCCCCAGCTGGGCCAGCAGGCCCACCAGCACCAGGGCCAGCAGGGTTTCCGGCAGTGTGAAGCCGCCCTGATCAGGGGCTGCCATGGCCCCCTCCCTGCGGCGCGGGCCCGCAGAGCCCCAGAACCGCCGGCACATAGAGCCGCTGCCGCGCTGTGGCCTCGCCCTCCACCGCCAGCCGCAGCACCACCCCGTCGCCGCTGGCTGAGGTCTCCAGGTGGCGCACCAACCCAGGCGCCAAGGGGTCGGCGGACAGCAGCTGCAGCACCTGGCCAGCGGCGGTGGTGCAGTCACCAGCGCCAGGGCCAAGGCGGCGCAGGGCCGTTTCGGCCCGCAGCAACGCGGCCTCGGCCTGCTCCATCCGCTGCTGCTGGCGTTCCTCGGCCACGGCCGCGGCGCCCGCCAGGGCCCACAGCTGCAGGGAGGCCGCCGCCGAGGCGGCGAACACCGTCGATCCGATCAACAGTTCCAGCAGGCTCATGGCCCCACCCCCCGCAGGCCCAGCAGGCGCACGTCAGTGATCTGCGGCTGCGGCTGGGCCGCGGTCAGCTGCACCGCGAAGGCCCCCTGACGCGAGGGCTCGTTGCCGGCGGCGTCCAGCTCCAGCAGCAGTTCGGCCGGGGCCAGCTGCGGGCGCCAGTCCACCAGCCGGTAGGAGCGGCCCAGCACCTGGCCGGCCTTGAAAGACGCGATCGCCGGGGCGGGAGCGCAGGCCAACCCCTGGGACTCCCAGTGCTCCAACGGCAGCGCCAGCAGGCAGGGATGGCTGCGGGAAAGATCAGCCAGCAGCTGCTGGCCCGCCGAGGCCAGCCGGTCTTCCGCCTGGCGCTGCTGCTGCTCCCGGATCCCCTGCAGGCGCACCTGGAGGCTGGCGGTGTGGGCCGAGAGGCTGCCCAGCAGCAGCACCAGGGAAGCCCCCATGGTCAGGGGCAGCACAAACCCCTGCGAGCGGGGGGGATGATGGCGGCAAACCAATGAGGCCATGGCGGTGACAGCAACGTCTCCTCCAGAGTTCCCACCCGAGGACAGCAGCAGGAACAAGCTCAGCCCGCCCGACCTGCGGGCCCGCCTGGCGGCGCAGGGGATCACGGAAGCGGATGTGGCCGACGCCGTGGCCTGGGCCAGGCACTCGTTTTCAGATCTGGCTTGACACTCCAGGATCAGGACATCGGCAGCGGCTGCAGCGAATCCACCCCCTGCAGAACAGTTCCGCAGGGGAATCGAGCGGGCCGGCCGGCCTTAGCGAGCGGTAGACACCGGCATCGAAGTAGAAAAACTTCTCATGGGCCACCACCTGGCGCCTCTGCCAGCAGATTCCAGCTGCTGCGGCGTTGCTTGGACCACATCCAGCAGCGCCGGAACTTTTCTGCCGGCACAGGGGCTGGATCCGTGCCCGGGGCCTGCACCTAAATTCCCCCCATGACCCACCCGAGGCCCAGGGACACCCGCGACGAGGTCGACGGCATCGTGCGTCGCCACCAGCTGGAGTACTCCCTGGGCCAGCTGCGGCTCGTCGGGCTGCTGTTGCTGGTGCTGGAGCTGAGCACGCTGCTGCTGGCGGGGAGCTTCGCCAGCGTCGAACCGCCCCTGGGCCGTCTCAGTGGCCTGATCGGGCTCTCCCTGGCCCTGCCGCTGCTGCCGCTGGGTTTCGGCCTCTACCTGCTTGGCGGCGGCCACCGGCGCCTCCACCACGAGCAACCCTGGACCAGCGCCCTGCATCACGCCCTGCTGCCCCTGGGGCTGGTGCTGCTCCTGCTGCTGCCGGCCGTCACGATCCATGACGCCGCCATCGTGGCGAGCCAGTCACAAGGACCGGGGGCGCCCTCGCCACTTCATCAGGACCTGATCAACCCCTTGCGCCTGATCACGACCCTGTTGCTGCAAGGCATCACCGGCACCGGACTGCTGCTGCTGCAACGGCAGGGACGCCGCCAGATGCGGCGGGTGGGGCTCAGTCCGGCCCTGTTCTTCCGCACCGACGCCACGGGCCCGATGCAGCACAAACTGAACCGATCTTCTGACAAGAACTGAAACAGACGGCCGCGATGCTCCCTGCCACGCATAGCAGGACATCAATTAGAAGCATCTGAAAGGGCTAGGCCCAGAAAACTGTCTCATTAGTAGAGAAACAAGATGAGAGTAACGCATCCTCCAACGGCGCTAGTTGGCCGGCGCTTACATAAATCGAACGACGCAAAGGCCATAGCCATAGGTCACAACCGGCAGGAAACGAGCTTTCGACGAGAATAGAGTGAATCTACCATGCAATTTCACCCAAGCGCGGAGTAAAGAACCTGGCGCAGCACCCCCCCCCAGAAGCCACTTCTGCGCCTATGACTTAGCTGCGAGACAGATCCACTCAATAGTCATGTCAGTGTAGTAGCTAAATGCGGAAATGTGCCGGCGTGGCGCCTGATGCATAGAACAACCCCAAGGAAAGTCGAGATCTGACAATCAAGCTAGTGCACAATAAGCGCGTGAGGGAGTAGCTTAATGAATGGCTCAAATAGTGCAAAGACCTGCTTCATTAGAGGTCGGATGCCTTCACTTTAGGCAGGAGCCGGAAAGGTTGAGCTGCCGCTCCTGGGCGATTAAGGGATAAGCCTTGACAGCCCAGCAAAGTTTGGTCCACAGAGGAGTAGAATCGTCAAATAGCTCTCAAGCCCTAGGAGGAAGGCAGATCAGATGACCCACCGGATGCTGCTCGAACTTCTTGCTGGCAAGTCAGCGAAGCATTCAACAGAACAGAAACTCTCGGACGATGACGGCTTTTCATTTTTGGCTGTCCTCTTTGTAGTCCTCGTTCTTACGCTTGGCACGCTGGCCGTTGCCAACCGCAATAGCCTCGGCTCACTAGGCTCTGCCTATCAAAGCCAAGGGCGTATCGCCCGCGCCGCAGCAGAGACAGGGATGACACAACTAGTAAGTGAACTCAACCGCCCCCGGAATCGGCCCTTGCTTG
It contains:
- a CDS encoding GspH/FimT family protein, encoding MAAPDQGGFTLPETLLALVLVGLLAQLGLASASTELATARLEGASRRVMLGLERGRDAALRLGQPCALSLEASGWQEPQGSSLPPCEGAALDLGEGLGGGPAVSLSHNLPAAVRFTSNGLILDGGTVLLRTEGTDLVRCVVVALPLGITRLGRQGPGGCLPDPSS
- a CDS encoding prepilin-type cleavage/methylation domain-containing protein, whose amino-acid sequence is MALLPFKTVPRRAGAGFSLVELLLAACLGLLVWGVVLQALVADGRQVERIVRQLRERGQQKRVLALLRGDLLRAQRVDLAQATGAACGLGGRDPVLQLQTPGGPITYTVGSAPSAIWRGRVLMRCGPAFGLHGEPSAGAAQNRVLLDGLAVPGLGAATEPDGLLHLQLRQEFEPSGGGTQRIETEARMGAGG
- a CDS encoding FitA-like ribbon-helix-helix domain-containing protein; translation: MPSLQIRDLPDPLHSLLQRRASAQKRSLSQQALADLEAIVGGDPRQRRQLALERIAQRWQQRPALQWEESPESLIRSDRER